The sequence below is a genomic window from Halomonas halophila.
TGTAGCGGGCGGAGAACGCCTCGGGATAGCGCTTGGCCAGCTCGGCGGCGGCCACCACGGCCACGTCGACGTAGTCGATGGCGGTGTCGCGGATCGCCCCGCTGGCGGCCAGTCGATAGGCGCTGGCCTGATCCTCGATCTTCGGCCACAGCACTCCGGGGGTGTCGATCAGCGCCACCTGGCCGTTGATGCGCACCTTCTGCTGGCGCTTGGTGACCGCCGGCTCGTTGCCGGTCTTGGCGATGGTGCGTCCGGCCAGGCCGTTGATCAGCGTCGACTTGCCGACGTTGGGAATGCCCATGACCATCACCCGCACGTCGCGGTCGGCGCGCACCTGGCCGGCCAGCTCGTGGCACAGCTTGGGAATGCGCTTGAGCTCGCGCGACTGGGTGGTGGTCACCGCCAGCGCCCGGGTGTCGGGCTGGGCGTCGAAATGGGCCGTCCATTCCTTGGTGCGCACCGGGTCGGCCAGATCGGCCCGAGAGAGGATCTTGAGCACCGGCTTGTGGCGAGTGAGTTCCGCCAGCATGGGGTTGGCGCTGGAGTAGGGCAGACGGGCGTCGAGCACCTCGATCACCACGTCGATCTCCGGCAGCGCCTCGAGAATCTGCCGGCGCGCCTTGTTCATGTGTCCCGGGTACCAGCCGAGCATCATCCCTCTCCTGCTACTAAATGAAACGGCCGACCATCATAGCAGATGGCCGGCCGCTGCAGGGTGGGGGAAGACTCTATTCGCCGGGGTGGAAGTCGATGGCCACCGAGTTGATGCAGTAGCGCTGGCCGGTGGTCTCCTGCGGGCCGTCGGGGAAGACGTGGCCGAGGTGGGCATCGCAGCGGGCGCAGATCACCTCGACGCGCTGCATGCCGTGGCTGGAGTCCGCCTGCTGTTCCACGCAGCCGCTGGCCAGGGGGCGGTCGAAGCTCGGCCAGCCGCAGCCGGCGTTGAACTTGTGCTCGTTCTCGAACAGCGGCGCGTGGCAGCACACGCAGTGATAGATGCCGTGTTCGTCGGTGGTTCCGTAGTCGCCCGAGAAGGGGCGTTCGGTGCCTTTCTCTCGGGTCACGTGATACTGCTCGGGGGTGAGCTGTTCACGCCATTCGGCCTCGCTCTTCTCTACCTTCTTGCGCATGGCCTCTACTCCTCGGTTGCGTCGCCAGGTGCGTGCACCTCATTGTGACATCAAGACACGACGTTTTTTCCAGCTCGATCGTTAACGCTAGATCGTCGGGCCACTCCCGCGCTTGACACTTTCCCGTCGTGTCAGTACTATACGCGCCATCTCGACGAGGCGAGACACAGCGTCCCATTCGTCTAGTGGTCCAGGACACCGCCCTTTCACGGCGGTAACAGGGGTTCGAACCCCCTATGGGACGCCACTCTTCTCGATGAGATACCGGAGCGCGGGAATAGCTCAGTGGTAGAGCATCGCCTTGCCAAGGCGAGGGTCGCGAGTTCGAATCTCGTTTCCCGCTCCAATGCGTCCCATTCGTCTAGTGGTCCAGGACACCGCCCTTTCACGGCGGTAACAGGGGTTCGAACCCCCTATGGGACACCACTTCCGGTGTTTGACAATGCGAAAGCTGCGGGAATAGCTCAGTGGTAGAGCATCGCCTTGCCAAGGCGAGGGTCGCGAGTTCGAATCTCGTTTCCCGCTCCATGCGTCCCATTCGTCTAGTGGTCCAGGACACCGCCCTTTCACGGCGGTAACAGGGGTTCGAACCCCCTATGGGACGCCACTTCGCAGTGTCACCAGGTTTAAGCGGGAATAGCTCAGTGGTAGAGCATCGCCTTGCCAAGGCGAGGGTCGCGAGTTCGAATCTCGTTTCCCGCTCCATTTGCTCATAGAGCAATGATTGCGTCCCATTCGTCTAGTGGCCTAGGACACCGCCCTTTCACGGCGGTAACAGGGGTTCGAACCCCCTATGGGACGCCACTACGTAGTACCTCCTTCCAAGCGGGAATAGCTCAGTGGTAGAGCATCGCCTTGCCAAGGCGAGGGTCGCGAGTTCGAATCTCGT
It includes:
- the ylqF gene encoding ribosome biogenesis GTPase YlqF, which produces MLGWYPGHMNKARRQILEALPEIDVVIEVLDARLPYSSANPMLAELTRHKPVLKILSRADLADPVRTKEWTAHFDAQPDTRALAVTTTQSRELKRIPKLCHELAGQVRADRDVRVMVMGIPNVGKSTLINGLAGRTIAKTGNEPAVTKRQQKVRINGQVALIDTPGVLWPKIEDQASAYRLAASGAIRDTAIDYVDVAVVAAAELAKRYPEAFSARYKLKALPPYEGHPDADRVEADGDAQLDLLAEAGFDGHALLSTIASKRGGLRAGGEVDLHRGAEVLLHELRDGKLGRVSLETPDDIPAAPPEETPDASASASADDEAAG
- the msrB gene encoding peptide-methionine (R)-S-oxide reductase MsrB; the encoded protein is MRKKVEKSEAEWREQLTPEQYHVTREKGTERPFSGDYGTTDEHGIYHCVCCHAPLFENEHKFNAGCGWPSFDRPLASGCVEQQADSSHGMQRVEVICARCDAHLGHVFPDGPQETTGQRYCINSVAIDFHPGE